A single region of the Glycine max cultivar Williams 82 chromosome 20, Glycine_max_v4.0, whole genome shotgun sequence genome encodes:
- the LOC100788647 gene encoding protein DETOXIFICATION 12 isoform X2: MGMASGLETICGQAYGAQQYQRIGMQTYTAIFSLILVSIPVSILWINMESILVFIGQDPLISHEAGKFTIWLVPALFAYAILQPLVRYFQVQSLLLPMFASSCVTLIIHVPLCWALVFKTRLSNVGGALAVSISIWSNVIFLGLYMRYSSACAKTRAPISMELFKGMWEFFRFAIPSAVMVCLEWWSYELLVLLSGLLPNPQLETSVLSVCLNTISTLYMIPFGIGAAASTRVSNELGAGNSHAARVAVLAAMSLAVIETSIVSATLFACRNVYGYIFSNEKEVIDYVTVMAPLVCISIILDSIQGVLTGIARGCGWQHLGVFVNLGAFYLCGIPMAALLAFLVRLGGQGLWIGIQSGAFVQTLLLSIITGCINWEKQAIKARKRLFDDQFSADNILV; this comes from the exons ATGGGAATGGCTAGTGGACTGGAAACAATTTGTGGACAGGCTTATggagctcaacaatatcaaagAATTGGAATGCAAACATACACTGCTATATTCTCTCTCATATTGGTTTCTATTCCCGTGTCTATCCTTTGGATCAACATGGAAAGCATACTAGTTTTCATAGGCCAGGACCCTCTAATTTCGCATGAAGCAGGGAAGTTCACAATTTGGCTTGTTCCAGCACTTTTTGCATATGCAATTCTTCAGCCGTTAGTTCGATATTTCCAAGTCCAAAGTTTGCTTCTTCCCATGTTTGCAAGTTCTTGTGTCACACTCATTATTCATGTACCTCTTTGTTGGGCCTTGGTATTCAAGACAAGACTGAGTAATGTTGGTGGAGCATTGGCAGTGAGCATTTCAATATGGTCAAATGTGATTTTTCTTGGATTGTACATGAGATACTCTTCTGCATGTGCAAAAACCCGCGCACCCATTTCTATGGAGCTGTTCAAAGGAATGTGGGAGTTCTTTCGTTTTGCTATCCCTTCGGCAGTAATGGTTTG CCTTGAATGGTGGTCATATGAGCTGCTTGTATTGCTGTCAGGGCTGTTACCAAATCCACAACTTGAAACTTCAGTTCTATCTGTTTG TCTAAACACCATTTCAACTCTCTATATGATTCCCTTTGGAATTGGCGCTGCAGCAAG CACAAGGGTTTCAAATGAACTAGGAGCTGGGAATTCACATGCTGCACGTGTTGCCGTGTTAGCAGCAATGTCTCTTGCAGTAATTGAGACAAGTATAGTAAGCGCAACACTCTTTGCCTGCCGCAATGTTTATGGTTATATTTTCAGCAATGAGAAGGAAGTTATTGATTATGTCACTGTCATGGCTCCTCTGGTATGTATATCTATTATACTAGACAGCATACAAGGTGTTCTCACAG GGATTGCTAGAGGTTGTGGATGGCAACATTTAGGGGTTTTTGTCAATCTAGGGGCCTTCTACCTTTGTGGGATTCCAATGGCTGCCTTATTGGCATTTTTGGTGAGACTGGGAGGACAAGGACTTTGGATTGGTATACAAAGTGGTGCTTTTGTTCAAACTCTTCTACTTTCTATCATAACAGGTTGCATAAATTGGGAAAAGCAG GCAATCAAGGCAAGAAAGAGGTTATTTGATGATCAATTTTCTGCTGACAATATATTGGTATGA
- the LOC100788647 gene encoding protein DETOXIFICATION 12 isoform X1, which produces MEESLVKKHEEDRVVRWGVYSEEMRRICEIAGPMVAVVSSQYLLQVVSTMIVGHLGELYLSSAALAISLSGVTGFSLHMGMASGLETICGQAYGAQQYQRIGMQTYTAIFSLILVSIPVSILWINMESILVFIGQDPLISHEAGKFTIWLVPALFAYAILQPLVRYFQVQSLLLPMFASSCVTLIIHVPLCWALVFKTRLSNVGGALAVSISIWSNVIFLGLYMRYSSACAKTRAPISMELFKGMWEFFRFAIPSAVMVCLEWWSYELLVLLSGLLPNPQLETSVLSVCLNTISTLYMIPFGIGAAASTRVSNELGAGNSHAARVAVLAAMSLAVIETSIVSATLFACRNVYGYIFSNEKEVIDYVTVMAPLVCISIILDSIQGVLTGIARGCGWQHLGVFVNLGAFYLCGIPMAALLAFLVRLGGQGLWIGIQSGAFVQTLLLSIITGCINWEKQAIKARKRLFDDQFSADNILV; this is translated from the exons atgGAAGAAAGTCTAGTAAAAAAACATGAAGAAGATAGAGTAGTAAGATGGGGTGTTTATAGTGAAGAAATGAGAAGGATCTGTGAAATAGCAGGGCCTATGGTGGCAGTGGTTTCTTCCCAATATTTGTTGCAAGTTGTGTCAACCATGATAGTTGGTCATTTAGGTGAACTCTATCTCTCTAGCGCAGCCTTAGCCATTTCCCTATCAGGGGTCACTGGTTTCAGTCTTCAT ATGGGAATGGCTAGTGGACTGGAAACAATTTGTGGACAGGCTTATggagctcaacaatatcaaagAATTGGAATGCAAACATACACTGCTATATTCTCTCTCATATTGGTTTCTATTCCCGTGTCTATCCTTTGGATCAACATGGAAAGCATACTAGTTTTCATAGGCCAGGACCCTCTAATTTCGCATGAAGCAGGGAAGTTCACAATTTGGCTTGTTCCAGCACTTTTTGCATATGCAATTCTTCAGCCGTTAGTTCGATATTTCCAAGTCCAAAGTTTGCTTCTTCCCATGTTTGCAAGTTCTTGTGTCACACTCATTATTCATGTACCTCTTTGTTGGGCCTTGGTATTCAAGACAAGACTGAGTAATGTTGGTGGAGCATTGGCAGTGAGCATTTCAATATGGTCAAATGTGATTTTTCTTGGATTGTACATGAGATACTCTTCTGCATGTGCAAAAACCCGCGCACCCATTTCTATGGAGCTGTTCAAAGGAATGTGGGAGTTCTTTCGTTTTGCTATCCCTTCGGCAGTAATGGTTTG CCTTGAATGGTGGTCATATGAGCTGCTTGTATTGCTGTCAGGGCTGTTACCAAATCCACAACTTGAAACTTCAGTTCTATCTGTTTG TCTAAACACCATTTCAACTCTCTATATGATTCCCTTTGGAATTGGCGCTGCAGCAAG CACAAGGGTTTCAAATGAACTAGGAGCTGGGAATTCACATGCTGCACGTGTTGCCGTGTTAGCAGCAATGTCTCTTGCAGTAATTGAGACAAGTATAGTAAGCGCAACACTCTTTGCCTGCCGCAATGTTTATGGTTATATTTTCAGCAATGAGAAGGAAGTTATTGATTATGTCACTGTCATGGCTCCTCTGGTATGTATATCTATTATACTAGACAGCATACAAGGTGTTCTCACAG GGATTGCTAGAGGTTGTGGATGGCAACATTTAGGGGTTTTTGTCAATCTAGGGGCCTTCTACCTTTGTGGGATTCCAATGGCTGCCTTATTGGCATTTTTGGTGAGACTGGGAGGACAAGGACTTTGGATTGGTATACAAAGTGGTGCTTTTGTTCAAACTCTTCTACTTTCTATCATAACAGGTTGCATAAATTGGGAAAAGCAG GCAATCAAGGCAAGAAAGAGGTTATTTGATGATCAATTTTCTGCTGACAATATATTGGTATGA